From one Gossypium hirsutum isolate 1008001.06 chromosome D08, Gossypium_hirsutum_v2.1, whole genome shotgun sequence genomic stretch:
- the LOC107917226 gene encoding E3 ubiquitin-protein ligase RING1-like isoform X2 produces the protein MASTPYVYDIFHQHTFEDNIISQSHDIASQFVNIELTIDFVFISVHHDFSADISTVTNHTSLRETFRFQLDVLENQYLFHQALFPTFRRLRINTASLAYHNFVYDIFVRGMRSIGTNREVLPLRSVIHASVVEHDYVHSDGVSMGRALAESALEFESSNYGMVPAKESLVKEMVSMVRVEDGDEEDCMICLEELEVGFYASRMPCSHTFHGDCIEKWLKQSHYCPICRFEMPTN, from the coding sequence ATGGCTTCAACTCCATACGTGTATGATATCTTTCACCAGCATACTTTTGAAGACAACATCATCTCACAATCTCATGATATTGCTTCCCAGTTCGTCAATATTGAATTAACCATTGACTTTGTCTTCATATCCGTCCACCATGATTTCTCAGCAGACATCTCCACCGTCACCAACCATACGTCCTTACGAGAAACCTTTCGTTTCCAGCTCGACGTTCTAGAAAACCAGTACCTGTTTCACCAAGCTCTATTTCCCACGTTTAGAAGACTCCGAATCAACACGGCCTCCCTTGCTTATCACAACTTCGTTTATGATATTTTTGTACGTGGGATGCGTAGCATAGGAACTAATCGTGAAGTCTTGCCCTTACGATCAGTGATACATGCTTCCGTCGTGGAACACGATTACGTTCACAGTGACGGGGTTTCGATGGGAAGAGCTTTGGCTGAATCGGCATTGGAGTTTGAAAGCAGTAACTATGGTATGGTTCCGGCTAAAGAGTCATTGGTTAAGGAGATGGTAAGCATGGTTAGAGTAGAAGATGGAGATGAAGAAGATTGCATGATATGCTTGGAGGAGCTCGAGGTTGGGTTTTATGCTTCTCGGATGCCTTGTTCTCATACTTTTCATGGGGATTGCATCGAAAAGTGGCTGAAGCAGAGCCATTACTGTCCTATTTGCCGGTTCGAGATGCCAACGAATTAG
- the LOC107917226 gene encoding E3 ubiquitin-protein ligase RING1-like isoform X1, producing the protein MCVLTELKLFLTTMIWVLYMEIIQLGKRFFLMASTPYVYDIFHQHTFEDNIISQSHDIASQFVNIELTIDFVFISVHHDFSADISTVTNHTSLRETFRFQLDVLENQYLFHQALFPTFRRLRINTASLAYHNFVYDIFVRGMRSIGTNREVLPLRSVIHASVVEHDYVHSDGVSMGRALAESALEFESSNYGMVPAKESLVKEMVSMVRVEDGDEEDCMICLEELEVGFYASRMPCSHTFHGDCIEKWLKQSHYCPICRFEMPTN; encoded by the exons ATGTGCGTCCTTACAGAGTTAAAACTATTCCTTACTACGATGATCTGGGTATTATATATGGAGATAATTCAGCTAGGAAAAAGG TTTTTCTTAATGGCTTCAACTCCATACGTGTATGATATCTTTCACCAGCATACTTTTGAAGACAACATCATCTCACAATCTCATGATATTGCTTCCCAGTTCGTCAATATTGAATTAACCATTGACTTTGTCTTCATATCCGTCCACCATGATTTCTCAGCAGACATCTCCACCGTCACCAACCATACGTCCTTACGAGAAACCTTTCGTTTCCAGCTCGACGTTCTAGAAAACCAGTACCTGTTTCACCAAGCTCTATTTCCCACGTTTAGAAGACTCCGAATCAACACGGCCTCCCTTGCTTATCACAACTTCGTTTATGATATTTTTGTACGTGGGATGCGTAGCATAGGAACTAATCGTGAAGTCTTGCCCTTACGATCAGTGATACATGCTTCCGTCGTGGAACACGATTACGTTCACAGTGACGGGGTTTCGATGGGAAGAGCTTTGGCTGAATCGGCATTGGAGTTTGAAAGCAGTAACTATGGTATGGTTCCGGCTAAAGAGTCATTGGTTAAGGAGATGGTAAGCATGGTTAGAGTAGAAGATGGAGATGAAGAAGATTGCATGATATGCTTGGAGGAGCTCGAGGTTGGGTTTTATGCTTCTCGGATGCCTTGTTCTCATACTTTTCATGGGGATTGCATCGAAAAGTGGCTGAAGCAGAGCCATTACTGTCCTATTTGCCGGTTCGAGATGCCAACGAATTAG
- the LOC107917226 gene encoding uncharacterized protein isoform X3 codes for MDVLKNRHKTLRNLYKAVKNLLNQKGFNWDSTRQMVIAENKIWDEYIKVNPDVRPYRVKTIPYYDDLGIIYGDNSARKKVGSLKEHSGYVGHCSCKCLRCFERESVGKWKGSQGIEAQV; via the exons ATGGATGTGCTGAAAAACCGGCACAAAACGCTGAGGAATCTGTACAAAGCTGTTAAGAACCTGTTGAATCAGAAGGGTTTTAACTGGgattcgactcgacaaatggtgaTCGCTGAGAATAAAATCTGGGATGAATATATCAAG GTAAACCCAGATGTGCGTCCTTACAGAGTTAAAACTATTCCTTACTACGATGATCTGGGTATTATATATGGAGATAATTCAGCTAGGAAAAAGG tGGGGAGTTTGAAGGAGCACAGCGGGTATGTTGGGCACTGCAGCTGCAAGTGTTTGAGGTGTTTTGAGAGAGAAAGTGTAGGGAAATGGAAAGGCAGCCAAGGAATTGAAGCTCAAGTGTAG